Part of the Mycolicibacterium mengxianglii genome is shown below.
TGCGTTGGTCATGCGTGCCCAGGGCGTCCGCCCCAAGCCCGCTGACCTGCAAGCTGTGACAGCCGCGCTGGAGAAACGCCCCAACCAGGCGCCGTTGATCGAAGCCCTGCAGCAGGTGGTTTCCCACCAGCAGAAGACGTTGTCGCAAAGCGGTCAATCGTCTGCACCCGGTGGCGCCGGCTTCTCGATCAACCAGGGCCAGTGGGCGCCGAACATGGGCGGCAATCCGATGATCCGCGAGACGCCGATCTTCCCGATGCCGGGCCGGTAATGCTCGACGAAAAGCTCCTGAGCATCATCGTGTGCCCGGCTGACCGGGGCCCGTTGATGTATACCGACGACCTGCTTTACAACCCGCGTTTACGACGGGCCTACCGGATCGACGAGGGAATCCCGGTGCTGCTGGTCGACGAGGCCCGCGATGTCGGCGACGACGAGCACGCCCGGTTGATCGAGGGAGAGCCTCGGTAAACCGACGTCGCCTTCGGCTCTGGGGTCTGAGCAGAATCAAGCCATGACTGCTCGCGCGTTGGCGACCGATCCCGTGACGGCGGCCCGCCGCTTGCTGGGGGCCACATTGTCGTCGCGGGGAGTATCCGCGGTGGTGGTGGAGGTGGAGGCCTATGGTGGCCCGCCCGAGGGCCCCTGGCCCGATACGGCCTCGCATTCCTATCGCGGTCCCGGGATGCGGAACGCGGTGATGTTCGGTCGCGCGGGTCAGCTCTACACGTATCTCAGCCACGGCATCCATGTGTGCGCGAACGTGGTGTGTGGGCCCGATGACACCGCGGCGGCGGTGCTGTTGCGCGCTGCGGTCGTGGTCGAGGGGGTGGAGATCGCCCGGGCGCGCCGCCGTACAGCCAAAGCCGACGATGCCCTCGCTCGGGGGCCGGGCAATCTGTGTTCGGCGCTCGGAATCGTGTTGTCCGACAACGGGACTGATCTTTTCGACCCGTATTCACCGGTCACTCTGGAACTGAACACCCCTGCTGACGCCGCCGGCGGTCCGCGGGTCGGGGTGAGTAAGGCCGCTGACCGGCAGTGGCGGTTCTGGCTGCCCGGTCACTCCGAAGTGTCGGCCTATCGGCGCAGCCCCCGGGCGCCCGCGGCAGGGCTGTCGGACTGATGGCAGCGGCGGTGCGCGAAGATCACTGCATGGGCACGACGATCCTCGACGACCTGAACTGGCGTGGACTGATTGCACAGTCGACGGACCTCGACGCGCTGGGCGCGCAACTGGCAGCTGGGCCGGTGACGGTGTACTCGGGTTTCGACCCGACGGCACCGAGCCTGCACGCCGGGCACCTGGTCCCGTTGCTGACCTTGCGACGGATTCAGCAGGCCGGCCACCGGCCGATCGTGTTGGCCGGGGGAGCGACGGGCATGATCGGCGACCCCCGCGACACCGGGGAACGCACACTGCACTCCGCCGACACCGTTGCCGAATGGTCTGCGCGGATTCGCGGGCAATTGGAGCGATTCGTCGAGTTCGACGACTCCCCGACGGGCGCGGTGGTCGAGAACAACCTGAACTGGACGGCCGAGATGTCGACCATCGAGTTCCTCCGCGATGTGGGCAAGTACTTCTCGGTGAACGTGATGCTCGACCGCGACACGGTCCGGCGCAGACTCGACGGTGAAGGAATCTCCTACACCGAATTCAGCTACATGTTGCTTCAGGCCAACGACTACGTGGAGCTGAACCGCAGGTACGGGTGCGCGCTCCAGATCGGCGGCTCCGACCAGTGGGGAAACATCATCGCCGGGGTGCGGCTGGTACGGCAGAAGTTGGGCGAAACCGTCCATGCGATGACAACCCCCCTGGTCACGGACTCCACTGGAGCGAAGTTCGGCAAGTCGACCGGTGGCGGCAGTTTGTGGCTGGACCCGGAGATGACCAGCCCCTATGCCTGGTACCAGTACTTCGTCAACGCCGCCGACGCGGACGTGCTCGCCTATCTGCGCTGGTTCACCTTCCTGACAGCCGAGGAAATCGACGAGCTGGCCGAGGCCACGACGACTCGGCCCCACGAACGCGCTGCGCAGCGGCG
Proteins encoded:
- a CDS encoding Trm112 family protein → MLDEKLLSIIVCPADRGPLMYTDDLLYNPRLRRAYRIDEGIPVLLVDEARDVGDDEHARLIEGEPR
- a CDS encoding DNA-3-methyladenine glycosylase translates to MTARALATDPVTAARRLLGATLSSRGVSAVVVEVEAYGGPPEGPWPDTASHSYRGPGMRNAVMFGRAGQLYTYLSHGIHVCANVVCGPDDTAAAVLLRAAVVVEGVEIARARRRTAKADDALARGPGNLCSALGIVLSDNGTDLFDPYSPVTLELNTPADAAGGPRVGVSKAADRQWRFWLPGHSEVSAYRRSPRAPAAGLSD
- the tyrS gene encoding tyrosine--tRNA ligase, with the protein product MGTTILDDLNWRGLIAQSTDLDALGAQLAAGPVTVYSGFDPTAPSLHAGHLVPLLTLRRIQQAGHRPIVLAGGATGMIGDPRDTGERTLHSADTVAEWSARIRGQLERFVEFDDSPTGAVVENNLNWTAEMSTIEFLRDVGKYFSVNVMLDRDTVRRRLDGEGISYTEFSYMLLQANDYVELNRRYGCALQIGGSDQWGNIIAGVRLVRQKLGETVHAMTTPLVTDSTGAKFGKSTGGGSLWLDPEMTSPYAWYQYFVNAADADVLAYLRWFTFLTAEEIDELAEATTTRPHERAAQRRLAQELTTLVHGAAATAAVEHASQALFGRGELDVLDESTLAAALRETSVAELAPGGPDGITDLLVATGLSASKGAAKRTIAEGGVSVNNVRVTTEDWAPQPADFLFGRWLVLRRGKRNVAGVHRIP